A region of Geobacillus sp. 46C-IIa DNA encodes the following proteins:
- a CDS encoding PIN/TRAM domain-containing protein, with protein sequence MVKRVVQLFFLAVGGTLGAMFLPDLLELLNVSGMPLVNNSYTLAVLGAVVFFLLTFWLVDYVVDMVRWAEETLVKAPAADVLFGSIGLIFGLIIAFLVVMPLQSFRIQVLNTVLPIFLTVLLGYLGFRVGLKKRNELMNLFSLSNRMTKKKGGEVENEAPKGGAVKILDTSVIIDGRIADICQTGFLEGPLVIPRFVLEELQHIADSSDVLKRNRGRRGLDILNRIQKEMAMKVEIHEADFSDVQEVDSKLVKLAKQLQGVVVTNDFNLNKVCELQNVRVLNINDLANAVKPVVLPGEELNVHVIKDGKEHNQGVAYLDDGTMIVVEDGKEYIGKRVDVLVTSVLQTSAGRMIFAKLKLLQKAL encoded by the coding sequence ATGGTCAAACGCGTTGTACAACTATTTTTTCTCGCGGTGGGCGGAACGTTGGGGGCCATGTTTTTGCCCGATTTGCTTGAGCTGTTGAATGTAAGCGGCATGCCGCTTGTCAATAATTCCTATACGCTGGCGGTGTTGGGCGCGGTTGTTTTCTTTTTGTTGACGTTTTGGCTTGTCGATTATGTCGTCGATATGGTCCGTTGGGCTGAGGAAACGCTAGTAAAGGCGCCGGCCGCTGACGTGCTCTTTGGCAGTATCGGGCTGATTTTTGGTCTTATTATCGCGTTTTTAGTCGTTATGCCGTTGCAGTCGTTTCGCATTCAAGTGTTGAATACGGTGTTGCCGATTTTTTTGACCGTGCTGCTTGGCTATTTAGGATTTCGCGTTGGGTTAAAGAAACGGAATGAGCTGATGAACTTATTTTCTCTTTCCAATCGAATGACGAAGAAAAAAGGCGGAGAAGTGGAAAACGAAGCGCCGAAAGGCGGAGCGGTAAAAATTTTAGATACGAGCGTCATCATTGACGGGCGGATCGCCGACATTTGTCAAACCGGGTTTCTCGAAGGGCCGCTTGTCATCCCCCGTTTTGTATTAGAGGAGCTCCAGCATATCGCTGATTCTTCCGACGTGCTGAAGCGAAACCGCGGCCGCCGCGGTTTGGATATTTTAAACCGCATCCAAAAAGAGATGGCGATGAAAGTGGAGATTCACGAAGCGGATTTTAGTGACGTCCAAGAAGTCGACAGCAAGCTCGTTAAGCTGGCGAAACAGCTCCAAGGTGTGGTCGTCACGAACGATTTCAACTTAAACAAAGTGTGTGAGCTGCAAAACGTGCGCGTCCTCAATATCAACGATTTAGCGAACGCCGTCAAACCGGTCGTGCTGCCGGGCGAAGAGTTGAACGTGCACGTCATCAAAGACGGGAAAGAGCATAACCAAGGTGTCGCCTATTTGGATGATGGGACGATGATCGTTGTTGAAGATGGCAAAGAATATATCGGCAAACGGGTTGACGTTTTGGTCACGAGCGTGTTACAAACATCTGCGGGGAGAATGATTTTTGCCAAACTGAAACTGTTGCAAAAGGCGCTGTAA
- the radA gene encoding DNA repair protein RadA: protein MVKKRTKFVCQECGYESAKWLGRCPGCQTWNSFVEEIERAKPAARGAFLHSEPSGPAKPVPITAVTAAQEPRIETDSAELNRVLGGGIVKGSLVLIGGDPGIGKSTLLLQTSAQLAAAGHTVLYISGEESVKQVKLRAGRLRAESNQLYVLAEADLEYIVTAIETIQPACVIVDSIQTVYRTDITSAPGSVAQVRECTAELMKIAKTKGIAIFIVGHVTKEGAIAGPRLLEHMVDTVLYFEGERHHTYRILRAVKNRFGSTNEIGIFEMRDIGLREVENPSEVFLEERSRGAAGSTVVAAMEGTRPVLVEIQALVSPTSFGNPRRMATGLDHSRVSLLMAVLEKRVGLLLQNQDAYLKVAGGVKLDEPAIDLAVAVSIASSFRDRPTNPADVIIGEVGLTGEVRRVSRIEQRVQEAVKLGFSRVIVPNNNLTGWQPPAGVNVIGVSHVAEALEHTML from the coding sequence ATGGTGAAAAAGAGAACAAAATTCGTTTGCCAAGAATGTGGGTATGAATCAGCCAAATGGCTCGGCCGCTGTCCGGGCTGCCAAACGTGGAATTCGTTCGTTGAAGAAATTGAGCGAGCGAAACCGGCTGCGCGCGGGGCGTTTCTTCATTCCGAGCCATCGGGGCCGGCCAAACCGGTTCCGATTACAGCCGTTACGGCAGCGCAAGAGCCGCGCATTGAAACGGACAGTGCGGAGCTCAATCGCGTGCTCGGCGGGGGAATCGTCAAAGGCTCGCTTGTCTTAATTGGCGGCGATCCAGGCATCGGCAAATCGACGTTACTGCTACAGACATCAGCGCAGCTTGCTGCGGCCGGACACACGGTGTTGTATATATCCGGTGAGGAATCGGTGAAGCAAGTGAAGCTGCGCGCCGGGCGCCTCCGTGCCGAGTCCAATCAACTGTATGTGTTAGCGGAGGCGGATTTGGAATACATTGTAACAGCAATTGAAACGATTCAGCCTGCCTGTGTGATTGTCGATTCCATTCAGACGGTGTACCGGACTGATATTACGTCAGCGCCGGGCAGCGTCGCCCAAGTGCGCGAGTGCACCGCTGAGCTGATGAAAATCGCCAAGACGAAAGGCATCGCCATTTTCATTGTCGGCCATGTGACGAAAGAAGGAGCGATCGCTGGGCCACGCTTGCTTGAGCATATGGTCGATACGGTTCTTTATTTTGAAGGGGAGCGGCATCATACGTACCGCATTTTGCGGGCGGTGAAAAACCGCTTCGGTTCGACGAATGAAATCGGCATTTTTGAAATGCGTGACATCGGGCTGCGAGAGGTGGAAAACCCGTCGGAAGTGTTTTTGGAAGAGCGGTCGCGCGGGGCGGCTGGCTCGACGGTTGTCGCGGCCATGGAAGGGACGCGCCCGGTGCTCGTTGAAATTCAGGCGCTCGTTTCGCCGACGAGTTTTGGCAATCCAAGGCGGATGGCGACCGGCCTCGACCATAGCCGCGTATCGCTGCTCATGGCCGTGCTTGAAAAGCGGGTGGGGCTGCTGTTGCAAAACCAGGACGCCTATTTGAAGGTGGCTGGCGGGGTAAAGCTTGACGAACCGGCCATCGATTTGGCGGTCGCTGTCAGCATCGCCTCGAGTTTCCGCGACCGGCCAACCAACCCGGCCGATGTCATTATCGGTGAGGTCGGCTTGACCGGGGAGGTGCGCCGTGTTTCCCGTATTGAACAACGCGTGCAAGAGGCTGTCAAATTAGGGTTTTCCCGTGTCATTGTGCCAAACAACAATTTGACCGGCTGGCAGCCGCCTGCAGGCGTCAACGTGATCGGTGTTTCGCATGTGGCCGAGGCGCTCGAGCATACGATGTTATAA
- the ctsR gene encoding transcriptional regulator CtsR — MPNISDIIEQYLKQVLNMSDQDIVEIKRSEIANKFQCVPSQINYVINTRFTLERGYIVESKRGGGGYIRIMKVKTKSEAQLIDQLLELIGHRISQSNAEDVVKRLVEEKVISEREAKMMLSVMDRSVLYIGLPERDELRARMLKAMLTSLKYK; from the coding sequence GTGCCAAACATTTCCGACATTATTGAGCAATATTTAAAGCAAGTACTCAATATGAGCGACCAAGATATCGTTGAAATTAAACGAAGCGAGATCGCTAATAAGTTTCAATGTGTCCCATCGCAAATTAACTATGTCATCAATACGCGGTTTACGCTTGAGAGAGGATATATCGTCGAGAGTAAGCGCGGTGGCGGCGGATATATCCGCATCATGAAAGTGAAGACGAAAAGCGAGGCCCAGCTCATTGATCAGCTGCTCGAGCTCATCGGCCACCGCATTAGCCAGTCGAATGCTGAAGATGTGGTAAAACGTCTTGTTGAAGAAAAGGTGATTTCGGAGCGGGAGGCGAAAATGATGTTAAGCGTGATGGATCGCTCCGTTTTATACATTGGCTTGCCCGAGCGGGATGAACTGCGGGCGCGCATGTTAAAGGCGATGTTGACGTCGCTGAAGTACAAGTAG
- a CDS encoding protein arginine kinase has protein sequence MSFEKFFNTAVSSWMSQEGPDSDIVLSSRIRLARNIVDFRFPTLFNSEEAKQIVALFERTFARRSYGGAGRFELLKMSELQPIEKRVLVEKHLISPHLAEDSPFGACLLSENEEISIMINEEDHIRIQCLFPGLQLAEALEAASGLDDWIEGHVNYAFDERLGYLTSCPTNVGTGLRASVMMHLPALVLTQQINRIIPAINQLGLVVRGTYGEGSEALGNIFQISNQLTLGKSEEDIVADLHTIVQQLIAQERAARQALVKTLGIQLEDKVFRSYGILANCRVIESKEAAQCLSDVRLGIDLGYIKNIPRNILNELMILTQPGFLQQYAGGALRPEERDVRRAALIRERLKMEERRKMEGDER, from the coding sequence ATGTCATTTGAGAAGTTTTTCAATACGGCGGTCAGCTCTTGGATGAGCCAAGAGGGACCAGATTCAGACATCGTCTTGAGCAGCCGCATCCGGCTGGCTCGCAATATTGTTGATTTCCGCTTCCCGACGCTGTTTAACAGCGAGGAAGCCAAACAAATCGTCGCTCTGTTTGAGCGGACGTTTGCCCGTCGTTCATACGGGGGGGCAGGCCGCTTTGAGCTGCTAAAAATGTCGGAGCTTCAGCCGATTGAAAAACGGGTATTAGTAGAAAAGCACTTAATTAGTCCGCATTTGGCGGAGGATTCCCCGTTTGGCGCCTGTCTGCTTTCGGAAAATGAGGAAATTAGCATCATGATCAATGAAGAAGATCATATCCGCATCCAATGCTTATTTCCAGGGCTGCAGCTCGCTGAGGCGCTCGAGGCGGCGAGCGGATTGGACGATTGGATTGAAGGGCACGTCAACTATGCCTTCGATGAGCGGCTTGGTTATTTAACGAGCTGCCCCACCAATGTCGGAACGGGGCTTCGGGCGTCTGTGATGATGCATCTTCCGGCGCTCGTATTGACGCAACAGATCAACCGCATTATCCCTGCCATCAACCAGCTCGGACTTGTCGTCCGCGGGACATACGGGGAAGGAAGTGAGGCGTTGGGGAATATATTCCAAATCTCCAACCAGCTTACACTTGGAAAGTCGGAAGAGGACATTGTCGCTGATTTGCATACGATCGTCCAGCAGCTGATCGCCCAAGAAAGAGCGGCCCGTCAGGCATTAGTGAAAACTTTAGGCATACAATTAGAAGACAAGGTGTTCCGTTCATACGGCATATTGGCCAACTGCCGCGTCATCGAGTCGAAAGAGGCGGCACAGTGCTTGTCAGATGTGCGTTTAGGGATCGATTTAGGATATATCAAAAACATCCCGCGCAACATTTTAAATGAACTGATGATTTTAACGCAGCCAGGTTTCCTGCAGCAATATGCCGGCGGGGCGCTCCGCCCTGAGGAACGGGATGTCCGCCGGGCGGCGTTAATTCGGGAACGTTTAAAGATGGAAGAACGAAGAAAGATGGAGGGTGATGAACGATGA
- the clpC gene encoding ATP-dependent protease ATP-binding subunit ClpC, whose translation MMFGRFTERAQKVLALAQEEAIRLGHNNIGTEHILLGLIREGEGIAAKALMALGLGPDKIQKEVESLIGRGSEVSHTIHYTPRAKKVIELSMDEARKLGHSYVGTEHILLGLIREGEGVAARVLNNLGVSLNKARQQVLQLLGSNESVSGHGGGGASHVSTPTLDSLARDLTAIAREGRLDPVIGRSKEIQRVIEVLSRRTKNNPVLIGEPGVGKTAIAEGLAQQIVNNEVPETLRDKRVMTLDMGTVVAGTKYRGEFEDRLKKVMDEIRQAGNIILFIDELHTLIGAGGAEGAIDASNILKPALARGELQCIGATTLDEYRKYIEKDAALERRFQPIHVDEPTVEESIQILKGLRDRYEAHHRVSISDEAIVQAVKLSDRYITDRFLPDKAIDLIDEACSKVRLRSFTAPPKLKELEQKLEEVRKEKDAAVQSQEFEKAASLRDMEQRLREELEETKRAWKEKQGQENSEVTVEDIAAVVSSWTGIPVSKLAETETERLLKLEEILHARVVGQDEAVKAVAKAVRRARAGLKDPKRPIGSFIFLGPTGVGKTELARALAEAMFGDEDALIRIDMSEYMEKHSTSRLIGSPPGYVGYEEGGQLTEKVRRKPYSVVLLDEMEKAHPDVFNILLQVLEDGRLTDSKGRTVDFRNTIIIMTSNVGADALKRNKYVGFNIQDGNQQYKDMKSKVMDELKKAFRPEFLNRIDEIIVFHSLEKDHLKQIVRLMADTLVKRLREQDIDLELTEAAIEKIAAEGFDPEYGARPLRRALQKHIEDRLSEELLKGTIAKGQKVAVDVKDGEFVVLSKQAVV comes from the coding sequence ATGATGTTTGGCAGATTCACGGAACGGGCGCAAAAGGTGCTGGCGTTGGCGCAGGAAGAAGCCATTCGCCTTGGCCATAACAATATTGGTACGGAACACATTTTGCTCGGGCTGATCCGCGAAGGCGAAGGGATCGCTGCTAAAGCGCTCATGGCGCTCGGACTTGGCCCGGATAAAATTCAGAAAGAAGTTGAGTCGCTCATCGGCCGCGGCAGCGAAGTATCGCACACGATCCACTACACGCCGCGGGCGAAAAAAGTGATTGAGCTGTCGATGGATGAAGCGCGGAAGCTCGGTCATTCGTACGTCGGCACAGAACATATTTTGCTTGGACTGATTCGTGAGGGCGAAGGAGTGGCGGCCCGCGTGTTGAACAACTTAGGGGTGAGCTTGAACAAGGCGCGTCAACAAGTGTTGCAGCTGCTCGGCAGCAATGAATCGGTATCAGGCCACGGCGGCGGAGGCGCCTCGCATGTAAGCACGCCGACGCTTGACAGCCTCGCCCGCGATTTAACGGCGATCGCCCGTGAAGGGCGGCTTGATCCGGTCATCGGCCGGAGCAAAGAAATCCAGCGTGTCATTGAAGTGTTGAGCCGGCGGACGAAAAACAACCCGGTGCTGATCGGGGAGCCGGGTGTCGGGAAAACAGCGATCGCCGAAGGATTGGCTCAGCAAATTGTCAATAACGAGGTGCCGGAAACGCTGCGCGACAAACGGGTCATGACGCTCGATATGGGTACGGTTGTCGCCGGGACGAAATACCGCGGCGAATTTGAAGACCGATTGAAAAAGGTGATGGACGAAATTCGTCAGGCAGGCAACATCATCTTGTTCATCGATGAGCTTCATACGTTAATCGGCGCCGGCGGGGCCGAAGGGGCCATCGATGCTTCGAACATTTTAAAACCGGCCTTAGCGCGCGGGGAACTGCAATGCATTGGCGCGACAACGCTTGATGAGTATCGGAAATACATCGAGAAAGATGCCGCGCTCGAGCGCCGCTTCCAGCCGATTCATGTCGATGAGCCGACGGTGGAAGAATCAATCCAAATTTTAAAAGGGCTGCGCGACCGCTATGAAGCGCACCATCGCGTCTCGATTTCCGACGAGGCGATCGTGCAGGCGGTTAAACTGTCCGACCGTTACATTACCGATCGTTTCTTGCCGGATAAAGCGATTGATTTGATTGACGAAGCTTGCTCGAAAGTGCGCCTCCGTTCGTTCACAGCGCCGCCGAAACTGAAAGAGCTCGAGCAAAAGCTTGAGGAAGTGCGGAAAGAAAAAGATGCAGCCGTACAAAGTCAAGAATTTGAAAAAGCGGCCTCGCTGCGCGATATGGAACAACGGTTGCGCGAAGAGCTCGAGGAAACGAAACGGGCATGGAAAGAAAAGCAAGGCCAAGAAAACTCTGAGGTAACCGTCGAAGATATCGCCGCAGTCGTCTCGAGTTGGACCGGCATTCCGGTATCGAAACTGGCCGAGACGGAAACGGAACGGCTGCTCAAGCTTGAGGAAATTTTGCATGCGCGCGTCGTCGGCCAAGACGAGGCGGTCAAAGCGGTTGCTAAAGCCGTGCGTCGCGCCCGGGCCGGTTTGAAAGATCCGAAACGCCCGATCGGTTCGTTTATTTTCCTCGGCCCGACCGGCGTCGGGAAAACGGAATTGGCCCGCGCCTTGGCAGAGGCGATGTTTGGCGACGAAGACGCCCTCATCCGCATTGACATGTCCGAGTATATGGAAAAACACTCGACATCGCGGCTCATCGGTTCGCCGCCAGGGTATGTCGGCTACGAAGAAGGCGGCCAGCTGACAGAAAAAGTGCGCCGCAAACCGTACTCGGTCGTTTTGTTGGATGAGATGGAAAAAGCGCACCCAGACGTGTTTAACATTTTGCTGCAAGTATTAGAAGACGGGCGGTTGACCGACTCGAAAGGACGGACGGTCGACTTCCGCAACACGATTATCATTATGACGTCCAACGTCGGCGCCGATGCGCTGAAACGCAACAAGTACGTCGGCTTTAACATTCAAGATGGGAACCAGCAATATAAGGACATGAAAAGCAAAGTGATGGATGAACTGAAAAAAGCGTTCCGTCCGGAGTTTTTGAACCGGATCGACGAAATTATCGTCTTCCATTCGCTCGAAAAAGACCATCTGAAACAAATTGTCCGCCTGATGGCCGATACGCTTGTGAAGCGGCTGAGAGAACAAGATATTGACCTTGAACTGACCGAGGCAGCCATTGAGAAAATTGCCGCCGAAGGGTTTGATCCGGAATACGGTGCCCGTCCGCTGCGCCGCGCCTTGCAAAAACATATCGAGGACCGTTTGTCTGAGGAATTATTGAAAGGCACGATCGCCAAAGGGCAAAAAGTCGCTGTCGATGTTAAGGACGGAGAGTTTGTTGTGTTGTCGAAACAGGCGGTCGTGTAA
- a CDS encoding UvrB/UvrC motif-containing protein: MICQECKQRPATMHFTKIVNGEKTEFHLCEQCAKEHGHMFMLYGNDDFPLNNLLAGLLNFQAPMKEMTANAFPNPDLLQCETCKMTYHQFTQIGRFGCADCYRTFARYLPPILKRLHSGNTAHSGKIPKRKGGVLHLRKQLALLKHKLQELVAREEFERAAEVRDQIRSLEDELRQRGEGEM, from the coding sequence TTGATTTGTCAAGAATGCAAGCAGCGGCCGGCGACGATGCATTTTACGAAAATTGTCAATGGGGAAAAAACGGAATTCCATCTTTGTGAACAGTGTGCCAAAGAGCATGGGCATATGTTTATGCTCTATGGCAATGATGACTTTCCGCTCAACAACCTGTTAGCAGGGCTGCTCAACTTCCAAGCCCCGATGAAAGAAATGACGGCGAACGCGTTTCCGAATCCGGATTTGCTCCAATGTGAGACGTGCAAAATGACGTATCATCAGTTCACGCAAATCGGACGGTTCGGCTGTGCGGACTGTTACCGGACCTTTGCCCGCTACTTGCCGCCGATTTTGAAACGGCTTCATAGCGGAAATACCGCCCACTCAGGGAAAATCCCGAAGCGAAAAGGCGGCGTTCTCCATTTGCGCAAGCAGCTTGCTTTGCTGAAGCACAAGCTCCAAGAGCTGGTCGCCCGTGAGGAGTTTGAGCGGGCGGCCGAAGTGCGCGACCAAATCCGCTCTTTAGAGGACGAACTTCGCCAACGCGGAGAGGGGGAGATGTAG